In Miscanthus floridulus cultivar M001 chromosome 5, ASM1932011v1, whole genome shotgun sequence, one genomic interval encodes:
- the LOC136453879 gene encoding LOW QUALITY PROTEIN: protein terminal ear1-like (The sequence of the model RefSeq protein was modified relative to this genomic sequence to represent the inferred CDS: inserted 2 bases in 1 codon), whose product MEGGGGSGMGGFPGAPGNLLDAAAQEFHPTVCAPYPLQPLPHQLYCPHPYPAMPVPPPPQMAMLQPVPPMAMAMAPQPGYTLPTTTPVVDGPSSRVVVLCLVPPHAQERDVAQAMAPFGAIRSVDACAVASEGVATVHFFDIRAAELSVACVREQHIRQQSRLGQLYAAAAVPPAWALAPPTPQAWDWPHPHPSDDGRGLVLGQAVWAHFAPGADDGENRGSLVVLSPLPGVSVADLRQVFQAFGTRHRPSRPTRHFVFPRSFLVFPAAIVLARPXVFAGDLKDVRESAHRPSHKFIDFFDTRDAARALAELNGQELFGRRLIIEFTRPSGPGPRRRGYAPHHRPTAPTPPRFQQATWRPAQPTSSQPPASSSSSSGSVRARKGVVLLRRPSDQSKGGNAGTSHELKSKGSKNVAAAAAASSSTPTASGKQAQKSAGSSSGSGGGGNWKGRKSGWEARFLFKEPEGSGDADTQAAPASERDTRTTVMIRNIPNKYSQKLLLNMLDNHCIQSNEWIAASGEGQPFSSYDFVYLPIDFNNKCNVGYGFVNLTSPEAAVRLYKAFHKQPWEVYNSRKICQVTYARVQGLEALKEHFKNSKFPCDSDEYLPVAFSPARDGKELTEPVPIVGRSPAASSVSGTSSPPKSRAASVDLLGQELMPAPSSSADGASSTTTSTHAPSEHADDDNEDDIRLAGELRRLGYAD is encoded by the exons ATGGAGGGTGGGGGAGGGAGTGGAATGGGTGGGTTCCCGGGAGCCCCGGGTAACCTTCTCGATGCCGCAGCTCAGGAGTTCCACCCTACGGTCTGTGCCCCCTACCCTCTACAGCCGCTCCCGCACCAGCTATACTGCCCCCACCCATATCCAGCCATgccggtgccgccgccgccgcaaatGGCCATGTTGCAGCCAGTGCCTCCGATGGCGATGGCCATGGCGCCGCAGCCGGGGTACACCTTGCCCACGACGACGCCGGTGGTCGACGGCCCGTCGAGCCGCGTCGTGGTGCTGTGCCTGGTGCCGCCGCACGCGCAGGAGCGCGACGTGGCGCAGGCGATGGCGCCGTTCGGCGCGATCCGCTCGGTCGACGCGTGCGCAGTGGCGTCCGAGGGCGTGGCCACCGTCCATTTCTTCGACATCCGCGCCGCCGAGCTCTCCGTGGCCTGCGTCCGCGAGCAGCACATACGCCAGCAGAGCCGGCTCGGGCAGCTCTACGCGGCGGCCGCCGTGCCCCCGGCGTGGGCTCTTGCACCACCGACGCCCCAGGCCTGGGACTGGCCCCACCCCCACCCCAGCGACGACGGCCGCGGCCTCGTCCTCGGGCAGGCCGTGTGGGCCCACTTCGCCCCCGGCGCCGACGACGGCGAGAACCGCGGCTCCCTGGTCGTCCTGAGCCCCCTGCCCGGCGTCTCGGTCGCTGACCTCCGCCAAGTCTTCCAGGCCTTCGGTACGCGCCACCGACCGAGCCGACCAACCAGGCATTTCGTTTTCCCACGCTCGTTTCTTGTGTTTCCCGCAGCAATTGTATTGGCCCGTCC CGTGTTCGCAGGGGACTTGAAGGATGTGAGGGAGTCGGCGCACCGGCCCAGCCACAAGTTCATCGACTTCTTCGACACGCGCGACGCCGCGCGCGCGCTCGCCGAGCTCAACGGCCAGGAGCTCTTCGGCCGCCGCCTCATCATCGAGTTCACGCGCCCTTCCGGCCCCGGGCCCCGCAG GCGCGGGTACGCGCCCCACCACCGGCCCACCGCGCCGACTCCGCCGAGGTTTCAACAAGCGACGTGGCGACCAGCCCAGCCGACGTCGTCTCAGCCACCGgcatcctcgtcgtcgtcgtccggctCCGTAAGGGCGAGGAAAGGAGTGGTGCTTCTGAGGAGGCCGAGCGATCAGTCCAAGGGAGGCAATGCCGGCACGAGCCATGAGCTCAAGAGCAAGGGCAGCAAgaacgtggcggcggcggcggcggcgtcctcgtcGACCCCGACGGCGTCCGGGAAGCAAGCCCAGAAAAGCGCcgggagcagcagcggcagcggtggcggcgggaACTGGAAAGGACGAAAGAGCGGGTGGGAGGCGCGCTTCCTGTTCAAGGAGCCCGAAGGCTCCGGCGACGCCGACACGCAGGCGGCGCCGGCTTCGGAGAGGGACACGAGGACCACCGTCATGATCAGGAACATACCCAACAAGTACAG CCAGAAGCTGCTCCTCAACATGCTGGACAACCACTGCATCCAATCCAACGAGTGGATCGCGGCGAGCGGCGAGGGGCAGCCCTTCTCCTCCTACGATTTCGTATACCTCCCCATAGATTTCAA CAACAAGTGCAACGTGGGCTACGGCTTCGTCAACCTGACCTCGCCGGAGGCTGCCGTAAGGCTGTACAAGGCGTTCCACAAGCAGCCATGGGAGGTGTACAACTCGCGAAAGATCTGCCAAGTCACATACGCGCGCGTACAA GGCCTGGAAGCGCTGAAGGAGCACTTCAAGAACTCCAAGTTCCCGTGCGACAGCGACGAGTACCTGCCCGTGGCGTTCTCGCCGGCGCGCGACGGCAAGGAGCTGACGGAGCCGGTGCCCATCGTGGGCCGCTCGCCCGCGGCGTCGTCCGTGTCCGGCACGTCGTCGCCTCCCAAGAGCCGGGCGGCCAGCGTGGACCTGCTTGGGCAGGAGCTGATGCCGGCGCCCTCGTCGTCCGCGGACGGCGCGTCGTCGACCACCACGTCCACCCACGCGCCGTCCGAACACgccgacgacgacaacgaggacgacATCAGGCTCGCCGGCGAGCTGCGGCGCCTAGGCTACGCCGACTAG
- the LOC136455503 gene encoding uncharacterized protein yields the protein MAPSDDDVVAAAARAAEAKRLEDEARAARDQALTAKEAANAILHTTVSNDLQQSLMTRDPNARAAWLYLEDEFLGQRESCALLLEAEFRSFKQGALSITDYCRRLETMVASLAEFGDLIIDRQLVLTLFCGLNEKFCHMVSNMKMQRPFPTFDGARTLLLLGEINLNDIPADDTHATPPAPPALVAAPTPPPQRPPALAPAGSGAPAGSRNLRRRGCNGKSSGGTGGPRHGGGAPSGPGTGHTNPWSGTVQLWPHGYSGLPGHMLGPPSTPYDHP from the exons atGGCGCCCAGCGATGACGATGTcgtcgctgctgctgctcgtgccgCCGAGGCCAAGCGCCTCGAGGACGAGGCCCGTGCCGCTCGCGACCAGGCGCTCACCGCCAAGGAAGCCGCCAACGCCATCCTGCACAC CACTGTGTCCAACGATCTGCAGCAATCATTGATGACTCGGGATCCCAACGCCCGTGCTGCCTGGCTCTACCTTGAGGATGAATTCCTCGGGCAGCGTGAGTCTTGCGCCCTACTGCTGGAGGCTGAATTCCGTTCCTTCAAGCAGGGCGCCCTCTCCATCACAGACTACTGCCGCCGCCTTGAGACGATGGTCGCCTCCCTCGCTGAGTTCGGTGATCTGATCATTGATCGGCAACTCGTCCTTACCCTCTTCTGTGGCCTCAATGAGAAATTTTGCCACATGGTGTCGAATATGAAGATGCAGCGGCCCTTCCCCACGTTCGACGGGGCACGCACGCTGCTGCTCCTCGGGGAGATCAACCTCAACGACATCCCTGCCGACGACACTCATGCCacaccgccggcgccgccggccCTGGTCGCTGCACCAACGCCACCTCCGCAGCGCCCTCCTGCACTGGCCCCCGCTGGTTCTGGCGCCCCTGCTGGATCGCGCAACCTGCGCCGCCGTGGATGTAATGGCAAGTCTAGTGGCGGCACTGGTGGACCTCGACATGGTGGTGGCGCACCATCTGGCCCAGGCACGGGTCACACCAATCCCTGGTCTGGTACTGTGCAGCTGTGGCCGCACGGTTACAGTGGTCTACCTGGCCACATGCTGGGTCCTCCATCCACGCCGTACGACCACCCCTAG